One Capra hircus breed San Clemente unplaced genomic scaffold, ASM170441v1, whole genome shotgun sequence genomic window, CCACGACTCTTTTCGAAGTCCTTCTGAGGGGATCCAGGGAAggatccattcttttcccatagacgCCGTTGGACTCCCAGTGCGACCGCACGCGTCTCAGGGAATACGGCGGCGACCACGACGACAACCCAAACGCTCCCGCGAACGCGATGGTGCCCGAGGGTGTGTCCGCAGGACGACTCCCCGGTGCCAGCTTTCCACGTCCACGAgccgcccaccccccaccccccccgcggTCGTCGGCAAGTCGTCCCATCCACACGGAGCCCCGGTTTTCGTGGGCCCGGGTTGCCTGGGTGCCAGTCGATCCCCAGATGAATGGAGCGATGACAGACTCCTTGGGGACCAGAGCAGAGAGACGTGGAATTCTTTCCACGAGACGAGTGCGATGAGAAGAGAACGATGCGAAGTGGTgcctggggagccaggaagagTCGCACGGGAAAGAGAACATGTCAGACGAGAGGGGAGAAGGATTCAAAGTGAGTGGAGCGCGGCGGGGGAGACGGGCCCCGAAGATGCGAGCAGATGCCGGGGGCACTGCACGCCTGGACCCGTGAGCCTGCAGGGAGCCGAGAGGGATGGCCGTCCGCTGTCTGCGGGTCCGCGTGGGCCGATCTCCAGAGCCCGGACCGGGAAGGACTTCTTCCCGAGAACAGGCACGCTCACGGTCCCCGCGGGTCACGTCTCCACTGGGCTCTCAGCACTGCAGGGAGAGCTTCCCGCACTTCCGATGGCACGGTGAGCTGCGGTTTCTTGATCTCATCGACCGCGGAGTCGGCGAGCTTCCCGAGGGATGGGACGAGGTATTGGCCGACGGCGTCCCATCCTAGACCCCGTATTGCTTTCAAATCGTGGGACGTCTCTGATCTCTGTGGGGGTGTGCCGTGTCTTCACGGCTGTGCGAGCGGTTCTCTCTCCGCGGAGGAGGGGGCCGCTCTGCGGTTGTGTGTCTGGGCTTCTCGTGGCTGTGGTTCCTCTTGGGGAGCGTGGGcactggggcacgtgggcttcagcggcTGCTGGGTGTGGGCTCAGCGCTCGCAGtggccaggatctagagcacggaTTCCGTCGGCGAGGCCTATGGGCTTCGTGgctctgtagcacgtgggatcgtcCCGGGCCGGGGAtgaaacccgtgtttcctgcgtgGGCACGGGACGGTTTCCTAcggagccgccggggaagcccccGTCCCAAACTCGAGATGGATATCCTGCCGTCCCCCGCTTGGGATGGGAGAGTTTCTGAACGATCAGGCCCGGAAAAGGGATTGCATCGTGAAGGGTTGACCTTCGTTTCTCACAGACCGGCACTCTTGCTGCTTCTTGAAGTGTCCTAGAGAAGAAGACATCGGATTCCACGTGAGATCAGCTCCTTTGACTAGCCACAACAAGGGGGATGGAGAAACACAACAGTTGGTTTCTTTTGGACGATGAGcccccctctgtgtgtgtgtgtgtgtgtgtgtgtgtgtgtgtgtgtgtgtgtgtgtgtgtgtgtgtgtgtgtgtgtgagagagagagagagagagagagagagagagagagagagagagagagagagagagagagaggccttcgTGGTTCTAAAGCAAGAAGCACTGAGGAGTGAAGACATTCTTGAACTCACATCGTTTCCTTCCTTTCCGTCGTGATGGTCCAGTGATGTTTGGAGGACGACGTGGACTGTTTCAGGGTAGATGCTTTTAGAAGgctgtgaagggacttccctgcctggtggtccagtggtgaaggatccacctgccgaGGAGGCAGGGGGACAGGGTGTTTTCCACCGAACCCCTGATCCGGGACGATGCCACAGGGCTCCGGGCAGGTTCGACACAAACCTACAGAACGGACGGTGCCAGGCGTGAAGGCGAGGGCACACGGCCCGGGGACTCTGGACGAGGGTGACTGACGCGGACGGACACTGCCGTCTCCGTCTCCGTGGAGGTGGGTTGTGGCCAGCACGCTCCTCTGGGGCAGGCTGTTCCTAGGACCGTTGGGGAGCGTGCGCGTgcatgggaggagcaggggacctgAGGGGACTCTCTATCCTCTCTGCTCCACGGGATCCCCGGAACCCTCATCTGCTCCAAGAGAGGATTCGTCCCGTGGAAAGACAGACCCACACGCGAGTGAACCTCATTTCTGGTTCCCTTGGCTTCTGAAAGCGTGACGCTCCGGTTCGTGCGACTCTCTGGCTTTCTGTTCTTCCCGAGATCCCGgcctgctcactggaaggacacgAGGAGCCGGATGAGATCTCCCTCTGCACGGCGGCGGCTCCAGCGTGCGCACGTTTCAGCGGCCACGGCTTGCGGACATCGCACCGAGAGCCGAAGCCCCGCCCGGTGGGACAGACGCCTGTTTCCACGACGGGGGAACCGTGCTCGGTGCGGGAAGCCCCATCCTTGCCCCTGCCTGTTCGATCTGCAGGGCCTCTGCAAAGAAcacacgcgcccgatctcgtgacCGATCCCCTTTTCGGAGCCAGCCCGGGGCGTCGTCTGTTTCCCGGGCCACAGGCACACACTGGCACTGGGGAGTGGTGTcgttcctcctcctcgtcctcctcctcctcctcctcctcgtcctcctcctcctcgtcctcctcctcctcctctctgcccccacccttccccccgcATGCAGGCTCCCCCACACCCCCGCCTGGCCCCGGCCCGTCCGGGTCTCCCCCACCCGCAGAAAAGGCCAGGGGACACATGGTCCCAGGACGACGCGGTCGAGAGCCAGTGGCAGTCCGCTGGGATGCGGGGAGGAGAGACGCCCGAGCGTACCTAGGCCGACACTGCCACCGTGTGGGGTGAGAGGCCGGTGCGAGGAGAGCTCAAGagttcagaggaggaggaagaggagcaggaggcagagagggaggcggggggtggaggggagggccagGCTGAAGCTGTCTCGGGGGCGATGACGTGGAAGAGAAACGTTCCCCTTCAGAAGGGCGCTCCGAAGAGAGAGCGTTCCGGCGGGACCTTGAGAGCACCTTCAAGCtgggagcggggtggggtggggtggggtggggtgggggagggaatcaTCCAGACGTAGGAAAGACACCAGGCACAGAAGGCGAGACCGCTTCTTGACCAAAGGGAATCGGATGCTTTTCTGTCCACGTCTGTGCTCCATCCTCAGACTCTCATGGGAATccagccggccggccggccggccggccggccagcCACCGTCGTGTCgctccttttctgttctctccGTGTTTCATGGCGAGTGAGTGAGAGAGTCTTTCGATGGTTCGCTAGGATGTGTGAATGTCGTGGGACCATGGTACTTGTCAGCCGTGGATGAACAGAACGGCTTCGGCTTTCAGGGTGATCCTGAActcccacgccaagggaggcctgtgtgtccctgtgtgctgGAGGACACCGTGCTACCCACATCTTGATCTCGGACTGAACACAACCACCGTGGGGAGGGTGTTCGTGGgttggcttcctttcctttccctatgGCGCTCACCTGACCGTCCTGCCCACTCTTTGGATCCTTGATCTCCCCCTCGCCCTCGAGGCCATcggtccttttctctctcctcctcccgctcCCCGTCCTCCTACTCACCCTAGTttctccccccgcctccccactccccgcccctccacacacacgcaAGTCCCGCTCTTCTCAAATGGACCTCTCACCGACGGCCAACGTTTCCTTtcgccttctttccttcctcccgtcctgcttccttccccccctctttttttttttttttcccctcgtgTGTTGTTCCCCCGTTCCTTTTCAGCTGTCCCGACGGTGTTTCCGAGTGCAGCGCATGACACAGAGATCACCAGGATGCATCTAGTGAGGGACCGTCCGTCACCGCTCGGTGTCACGGCAGATGACGTCTGGTGTCGTGACGCGCCCGTGACCCCTGGACTCCCCGGGTGGAAGGTCGCCCCGCGTCCTCTGTCTCCCTCGCCCGTGGCGCTCGTTCGCTcgttctctcccccaccccaccccccgccaccgtcTCCCCCGCTCCCTCCTCTGGCCACCCCTCATGTGTTCCGTGGTGGTCTCTTAGGAGCCTGTTTCTCTTTGGTTCCGTTGTGTTCACGGTGTCTCGTTTGGTAGGTACTGCATGGAAACGACGGCTCTGAGGTATTTCATGGAGCATCATCCCCTCGAAAGGTCTCTCCAAGTTCCTGCAGACTGTGAGATTTCATTCCCTTCTGGTGGTTGAGTCCCATgcctctgtgtgcgtgtgtgtgtgtgtgtgtgtgtgagtagatACAGGCGTAGGCACACAGACAGAGAGCTCTCTCCTTCTGCGTGTACGGATGTCTACCTAGGTATGGGGGGGGGGGTCGatcccacacatacacacgtccGTAGCTTCTTTGTCCCCTCCGTGGGCACTCCGTGGAGTGGCTGGGTTGGGTCGAAGGGGACTCTTTGGTGGAGTGTTCCGAGGGAATCGCAGGACTCTTTTCCCTAGGGATGTGGTTTCTCTCTCTGGGAGGCCCCAGGGGATGAGATGTGATCTCTCTGAGTCCGCCCACGTGTTCCTCAGCGGCAGCAAAGACGCGTTCGATCGATCAGGAGCCACTGTCTTCTGATGTTTCGAACTTGCTGTCGCGATGGCGATTCCAGCTCCTGGGCCTTTCCCCTCCGAACGAGAAGGATCCTGGTCCAGATAAACGCCCC contains:
- the LOC108634797 gene encoding uncharacterized protein LOC108634797, whose translation is VRSGVSPPRIPADCHWLSTASSWDHVSPGLFCGGPADRTGRGKDGASRTEHGSPVVETGVCPTGRGFGSRCDVRKPWPLKRAHAGAAAVQREISSGSSCPSSEQRVPSGPLLLPCTRTLPNGPRNSLPQRSVLATTHLHGDGDGSVRPRQSPSSRVPGPCALAFTPGTVRSVGLCRTCPEPCGIVPDQGFGGKHPVPLPPRQVDPSPLDHQAGKSLHSLLKASTLKQSTSSSKHHWTITTERKETMTLQEAARVPVCEKRRSTLHDAIPFPGLIVQKLSHPKRGTAGYPSRVWDGGFPGGSVGNRPVPTQETRVSSPARDDPTCYRATKPIGLADGIRALDPGHCER